In Nostoc sp. UHCC 0926, a single genomic region encodes these proteins:
- a CDS encoding ATP-binding protein: protein MTSTFPIINESIDELTDLVDPGAALISLRDNGLDLPTAIGEAVDNSQQAGATLIQINLHEVTQGKSRKISRVVIADNGIGIPGNYLPKCLKFGWSPRFNDRSGLGRFGVGMDMAALSQAKRLEVYSKPIGSENIFSAYWDLEEIDNNPNFKIPCRPLKKLPKSLVPWIQYEDGSSFESYTIVVWDKVDRISGGGRYGNSLEDEYSSVRKFLARAYRKFIDNGMRIKFQGDEIHPYDPLFLISNPHIFAHYEKELKSGELTENYLTGIEIEKEEISINGEKVEIKVYIVPRVLRWKEGDGGERDKFNRDITKIAQIKESQGCISLLRNGREIHYDIIPRLLPTRVEDLDRYIGIEVSFPATLDEYFRVRNVKKGAVPVNKLREQIKTWLDKPVRKARKDIRDNWAEVKMQTQTSSTSHNYTEAEEIARFVQTTLPLGLAGATLTNADEDRLVLELIEDLQLTEENNSKEVEMLRERVSENPITIEDVPWPGKELLDIEHLNNKAILKFNSRHLFMKEVVLPLKAWTKQPNAGEVDNLLRLISRLDAAIDFIFMAYAKAESMHRDPETQYGDLRRHWGHFIHAFLREFLNHEE from the coding sequence ATGACATCTACATTTCCAATTATCAATGAATCAATCGATGAATTAACTGATCTCGTTGATCCTGGAGCTGCCCTAATCAGCCTTCGTGACAACGGTTTGGATCTTCCCACTGCTATCGGTGAAGCAGTTGACAATAGCCAACAAGCCGGAGCCACCTTGATCCAAATCAATCTACATGAGGTCACTCAGGGCAAAAGCAGAAAAATAAGCCGTGTCGTGATTGCTGATAATGGAATTGGTATTCCTGGTAATTATCTACCTAAGTGTTTGAAGTTTGGTTGGTCTCCACGATTTAATGACAGAAGCGGATTAGGACGTTTCGGTGTTGGCATGGACATGGCTGCACTCTCTCAAGCCAAACGATTGGAAGTTTATAGTAAGCCTATTGGCAGCGAAAATATCTTTTCTGCCTATTGGGATCTTGAAGAAATTGATAATAACCCCAACTTCAAAATCCCTTGTCGTCCGCTCAAAAAACTGCCAAAATCCCTTGTCCCTTGGATTCAGTATGAAGATGGCAGCAGCTTTGAGTCATACACTATCGTTGTCTGGGACAAAGTAGACCGTATTTCTGGTGGCGGTCGCTATGGGAACTCTTTAGAAGACGAGTACTCATCTGTGCGGAAGTTTCTGGCACGTGCTTATCGGAAGTTTATCGATAATGGTATGAGGATTAAGTTTCAAGGTGATGAGATTCACCCATATGATCCGCTCTTCCTCATCAGCAATCCTCACATCTTTGCTCATTATGAAAAGGAACTCAAAAGCGGTGAGTTAACTGAGAATTATCTCACAGGAATTGAGATTGAAAAGGAGGAAATCAGTATTAATGGTGAAAAAGTTGAAATCAAAGTTTATATAGTCCCACGAGTTTTACGTTGGAAGGAAGGCGATGGTGGTGAAAGGGATAAGTTTAATCGTGACATCACCAAAATAGCTCAGATTAAGGAATCACAGGGATGTATTAGCCTATTGCGTAATGGTCGAGAAATTCATTATGATATCATTCCGCGCTTGTTGCCAACCCGTGTTGAAGATTTAGATAGGTATATTGGGATTGAAGTGTCATTCCCTGCAACTCTTGACGAATATTTCCGGGTACGCAACGTTAAAAAAGGTGCTGTACCTGTTAACAAGCTACGAGAGCAAATCAAAACTTGGCTTGATAAACCTGTTAGGAAAGCCCGGAAGGATATTAGAGACAACTGGGCAGAGGTTAAGATGCAAACACAAACAAGCTCCACCTCGCACAACTATACTGAAGCTGAAGAAATTGCTCGCTTTGTTCAAACCACCCTGCCACTTGGGTTGGCTGGTGCTACTTTAACGAATGCGGACGAAGATCGTCTAGTTCTTGAACTAATTGAGGATCTTCAGCTAACAGAAGAGAATAACTCTAAAGAAGTTGAGATGCTTCGGGAACGTGTCTCCGAAAACCCAATTACCATAGAGGATGTTCCTTGGCCTGGAAAGGAACTGTTGGATATTGAGCACCTCAACAATAAGGCAATTTTAAAGTTCAACAGTCGGCACCTTTTTATGAAGGAGGTTGTACTGCCATTAAAGGCATGGACAAAGCAACCAAATGCTGGTGAAGTTGATAATTTGCTCCGCCTCATATCACGTCTGGATGCTGCTATAGATTTTATTTTTATGGCTTATGCCAAAGCTGAGAGTATGCATCGCGACCCAGAAACTCAGTATGGGGACTTGCGGCGACACTGGGGTCATTTCATTCACGCCTTTCTTCGTGAATTTCTTAATCATGAAGAGTAA
- a CDS encoding GIY-YIG nuclease family protein gives MPAVSRLIRLTPWAIRALIPQGVIGVYTLFNNNKPVYVGRSDFNVQARLLVHASNKRAKYFQLEVFDTPAQAFIYECAGFHAWQEYLYNRIHPDSPNGVNMVCPFCLKNFEDSRLARFVYVNGF, from the coding sequence ATGCCTGCTGTCTCGCGTCTTATTCGCCTTACCCCTTGGGCTATCCGTGCTCTTATTCCGCAAGGTGTTATTGGCGTATATACTCTTTTCAACAATAATAAACCCGTGTATGTTGGTCGCTCTGACTTTAACGTTCAAGCACGTCTGCTCGTTCATGCATCTAATAAAAGAGCCAAATACTTCCAACTTGAAGTCTTCGATACTCCAGCGCAGGCGTTTATTTATGAGTGTGCTGGCTTCCATGCATGGCAAGAATATCTGTATAACCGGATTCACCCTGATTCCCCAAATGGGGTTAACATGGTTTGCCCATTTTGCCTGAAAAACTTTGAAGATAGTCGATTGGCTCGCTTTGTTTATGTTAATGGTTTCTAA
- a CDS encoding helix-turn-helix transcriptional regulator translates to MTSKTISWDSIRDQVLADPEVKAEYDALESEFQCAKQVIALRKASGLNQRDFAKLVGIKQPQLARIAGKQVPKIETLAKLARSAGYDVEIRFIAPKGKRSHKVEPLRISAKELV, encoded by the coding sequence ATGACTTCTAAAACAATTTCTTGGGATTCTATTCGTGATCAGGTTTTAGCAGATCCAGAGGTAAAGGCTGAATACGATGCCTTGGAGTCTGAATTCCAGTGTGCAAAACAAGTTATTGCTTTAAGGAAGGCTAGCGGCTTAAATCAACGAGATTTTGCTAAGTTGGTTGGCATTAAACAGCCACAGCTAGCTCGGATTGCTGGGAAACAGGTTCCTAAAATTGAAACCCTAGCAAAACTTGCTAGGAGTGCAGGTTACGATGTCGAGATTCGTTTTATAGCACCCAAAGGAAAGCGATCGCACAAAGTCGAGCCTCTGAGGATTTCTGCTAAGGAGTTAGTTTAG
- a CDS encoding type II toxin-antitoxin system VapC family toxin, translating into MSDQVQEVITNPENLIFVSAISAWEISIKQSLGKLIVPGNLEEALRFSRFEVLSMTLADGIKVADLPLHHKDPFDRMLIAQALVESLTIITVDQKFKFYDVLLFSNDFG; encoded by the coding sequence TTGTCAGATCAGGTACAAGAGGTAATTACTAATCCTGAAAATTTAATTTTCGTCAGTGCGATTAGTGCTTGGGAGATTTCAATTAAACAGTCTTTAGGAAAGTTAATTGTTCCTGGTAATTTGGAGGAGGCTTTGCGCTTCAGTCGGTTTGAGGTTTTGTCTATGACATTGGCAGATGGAATAAAGGTTGCTGATTTGCCTCTACACCATAAAGATCCTTTTGATAGGATGTTAATTGCTCAAGCTTTGGTAGAAAGTTTAACAATAATTACAGTAGACCAAAAGTTTAAATTTTATGATGTGCTATTATTCTCTAATGATTTCGGCTAG
- a CDS encoding helicase-related protein has translation MLKLEDLTKGTQVQGILPNSIVTIVDAQWHGSDVVELTYKDASGTLGNELVFRDREPTLEIITSGGAWSFTADGANFRLASEAHRIRLAYLFDPLLAVHTSLVEPLPHQITAVYGEMLTRQPLRFLLADDPGAGKTIMAGLLMRELLIRGDLHRCLVICPGSLAPQWQDELSQKFHLRFEILTNDRIESAVTGNAFAEMPLLIVRLDKLSRNQDLQAKLAQTDWDLVVCDEAHKMSASFFGGEIKETKRYKLGKLLSTLTRHFLLMSATPHNGKEEDFQLFMALLDGDRFEGRFRDGVHVADTSDLMRRLVKEDLLKFDGKPLFPERQASTIEYELSDLEAVLYKRVTEYVREEFNRADALENEGRKGNVGFALTILQRRLASSPEAIYQSLLRRRERLQKRLRQEEVLRRGNNAIIIEFKQVLDLEDLEDDLEDIPGEEREATEQEVVDLATASRTIAELQTEIKLLEELEQLALRVRRSGKDKKWEELSNLLQNDAEMFNAQGHRRKLLIFTEYRDTLNYLTDRIRTLLGRNEAVVNIHGAMGREERRKAQEAFTQDIEVQVLIATDAAGEGINLQRAHLMVNYDLPWNPNRLEQRFGRIHRIGQTEVCHLWNLVAKGTREGDVYLALLKKIEAEQKALGGKVFDVLGKAIAGAELRELLIEAIRYGDQPEVRDRLNQVVHDKLDQQRLRELLEERALARDSMDIAKVQQIREEMERAEARRLQPHFIASFFLEAFTQLGGTLRQREPQRYEISHVPAVIRNRGRQIGVGEPLLLRYERICFEKDLISISSKPLAAFICSGHSLLDATIDLTLERHRDLLKQGTILIDENDFSEGTRALVYLEHSIQDARINLNGSRRLVSRRMQYVEICPHPPTPSPKLGEGEQLELHPSPNLGEGTGVRAQNAGYAPYLNYRPLTDEEKGFVEKILEESWLREDLEAKAKSYAIAHLVPQHLQELKQRKEELIAKTMTAVKDRLTKEINYWDHRAEELKMQEEAGKPNAKINSGKARQRADDLQARLMQRLEELEQERRLSPLPPVVVGGALVVSVGLLQRMQGKQQATTAMFARETERVEKAAMTAVMEVERNLGYEPTDVSTQKCGYDIESRPLTPSPSPNLGEGSRRRGEGLRFIEVKGRITGAKTVTVTKNEIITALNKPDNFILALVQVPVAENMEGNCSIHYLRRPFHKEPDFAVTSVNYDWLELWQQGTEPI, from the coding sequence ATGCTTAAACTTGAGGATCTGACAAAAGGCACACAAGTACAAGGTATTCTGCCAAACAGTATTGTCACCATCGTCGATGCTCAGTGGCATGGTTCTGATGTTGTGGAATTAACATACAAAGATGCTAGCGGCACGTTAGGGAATGAGTTAGTCTTTCGAGACAGAGAACCTACCCTGGAAATAATCACCTCTGGTGGTGCTTGGAGTTTCACTGCTGATGGAGCTAATTTTCGTCTGGCATCAGAAGCGCACCGCATCCGTCTAGCTTATCTGTTCGACCCCTTGCTAGCCGTTCACACCTCTCTAGTCGAACCCTTACCCCACCAAATCACTGCCGTTTACGGGGAAATGTTAACTCGTCAACCTCTGCGTTTTCTCTTAGCAGATGACCCAGGTGCAGGTAAAACTATTATGGCAGGGTTACTAATGCGGGAATTGCTCATTCGAGGCGATTTGCATCGTTGCCTTGTGATTTGTCCCGGCAGTTTAGCCCCACAATGGCAAGATGAATTGTCGCAAAAGTTTCATTTACGCTTTGAAATTCTCACCAATGACCGCATTGAATCAGCAGTGACTGGAAATGCTTTTGCTGAAATGCCGTTGCTGATTGTGCGACTGGACAAACTCAGCCGTAATCAAGATTTACAAGCAAAGCTAGCGCAGACAGACTGGGATTTGGTTGTTTGTGACGAAGCTCATAAAATGTCAGCTTCGTTTTTTGGTGGTGAAATTAAAGAGACGAAACGCTACAAACTTGGTAAGTTACTCTCAACTTTAACTAGGCATTTTTTATTAATGTCAGCAACACCACATAACGGCAAAGAGGAAGACTTCCAGTTGTTTATGGCGTTATTGGATGGAGACAGATTTGAAGGACGCTTCCGCGATGGTGTTCACGTAGCAGATACTTCCGACTTGATGCGACGATTGGTTAAAGAAGATTTGCTGAAATTTGATGGAAAACCGCTATTTCCAGAACGCCAAGCTAGCACTATAGAATATGAACTATCGGATTTAGAAGCGGTACTTTATAAGCGAGTTACTGAGTATGTCCGCGAGGAATTTAATCGTGCCGATGCTTTAGAAAATGAAGGGCGCAAAGGTAATGTTGGCTTTGCTTTGACTATTTTGCAACGTCGGCTTGCTTCTTCACCAGAAGCTATATATCAATCGCTGCTACGCCGTCGGGAAAGGTTGCAAAAACGGCTGAGGCAAGAAGAAGTTTTGAGGCGGGGAAATAATGCAATCATCATTGAATTTAAGCAGGTTCTGGATCTGGAAGACTTAGAAGATGATTTAGAGGATATTCCTGGTGAAGAACGAGAAGCAACAGAACAGGAAGTAGTTGACCTAGCTACAGCATCACGGACGATCGCAGAATTACAAACAGAAATTAAGCTTTTAGAAGAATTAGAGCAACTGGCACTGCGGGTGCGACGTAGTGGTAAAGATAAAAAATGGGAAGAACTCTCGAATCTGTTGCAAAATGATGCCGAAATGTTCAATGCCCAAGGACATCGGCGCAAACTCCTGATTTTTACTGAGTACCGGGACACATTAAATTATTTGACAGATAGGATTCGGACGCTACTAGGGCGTAATGAAGCTGTAGTAAATATACATGGCGCAATGGGACGCGAAGAACGCCGCAAAGCGCAGGAGGCATTTACCCAAGATATCGAAGTACAAGTCTTAATAGCTACGGATGCTGCGGGTGAAGGGATTAACTTGCAAAGGGCGCACCTTATGGTTAATTACGATTTACCTTGGAATCCTAACCGCCTAGAACAGCGTTTCGGGCGAATTCACCGGATTGGACAGACGGAAGTATGTCACCTATGGAATTTAGTGGCAAAAGGCACTCGTGAAGGCGATGTCTATTTGGCGCTATTAAAAAAGATAGAGGCAGAGCAGAAGGCACTGGGAGGTAAAGTATTTGATGTATTAGGAAAAGCGATCGCAGGGGCGGAATTACGAGAGTTATTGATTGAAGCAATTCGCTATGGCGATCAACCAGAGGTGCGAGACAGACTCAACCAAGTCGTACATGATAAACTCGACCAACAGCGACTACGTGAACTTTTAGAAGAACGGGCTTTAGCACGGGATTCGATGGATATCGCCAAAGTACAGCAAATTCGGGAAGAAATGGAAAGGGCAGAAGCGCGACGGTTGCAACCTCATTTTATTGCTTCTTTCTTCCTAGAAGCATTTACCCAATTAGGTGGAACATTGCGTCAACGTGAACCCCAGCGTTACGAAATCAGTCACGTTCCGGCAGTTATTCGCAATCGAGGGCGGCAAATTGGTGTAGGTGAACCGTTGCTGCTACGCTACGAACGCATCTGCTTTGAAAAAGATTTGATCAGCATTTCTAGTAAACCCCTAGCTGCCTTCATTTGTTCTGGACATTCTCTACTGGATGCCACAATTGATCTGACTTTGGAACGACACCGGGATTTGTTGAAACAAGGCACCATATTAATCGATGAAAATGATTTCAGCGAAGGAACCCGTGCCTTAGTTTATTTAGAACATTCTATACAAGACGCACGGATAAATCTAAATGGCTCTAGGCGTTTAGTATCGCGGCGGATGCAATATGTGGAGATTTGCCCTCATCCCCCAACCCCTTCTCCCAAATTGGGAGAAGGGGAGCAATTAGAATTACACCCCTCTCCCAATTTGGGAGAGGGGACGGGGGTGAGGGCGCAAAATGCAGGTTACGCACCTTACCTCAATTACCGTCCGCTAACAGACGAGGAAAAGGGTTTTGTAGAAAAAATTTTAGAAGAATCTTGGTTGCGAGAAGATTTAGAAGCAAAAGCCAAGAGTTATGCGATCGCTCACCTGGTTCCCCAACATCTTCAAGAACTCAAGCAACGCAAAGAGGAACTGATTGCTAAGACGATGACAGCAGTAAAAGATAGATTAACCAAGGAGATTAATTACTGGGATCATCGGGCTGAAGAACTGAAAATGCAAGAAGAAGCTGGCAAGCCTAATGCCAAAATTAATTCAGGTAAAGCACGTCAGCGAGCTGATGATTTGCAAGCACGGTTAATGCAACGTTTGGAAGAATTAGAGCAAGAACGTAGATTATCGCCATTACCGCCTGTGGTGGTTGGGGGTGCGTTGGTAGTTTCAGTAGGCTTGCTGCAACGAATGCAAGGCAAACAACAGGCAACAACGGCGATGTTTGCCAGGGAGACGGAACGGGTAGAAAAAGCAGCAATGACGGCTGTGATGGAAGTAGAACGCAATTTAGGGTACGAACCAACAGATGTGAGTACCCAGAAGTGCGGCTATGATATTGAGTCACGTCCCCTCACCCCCAGCCCCTCTCCCAATTTGGGAGAGGGGAGCCGGAGGCGGGGTGAGGGCTTGCGATTTATTGAGGTGAAAGGGCGAATTACAGGCGCTAAAACTGTGACAGTGACGAAGAATGAAATTATTACCGCTCTAAACAAGCCAGATAATTTCATTTTGGCATTGGTGCAAGTGCCTGTAGCAGAAAATATGGAAGGTAATTGTTCTATTCACTACTTACGCCGTCCGTTCCATAAAGAACCAGATTTTGCCGTGACGAGTGTTAATTATGATTGGCTAGAGTTATGGCAACAGGGAACTGAACCAATTTAA
- a CDS encoding TniQ family protein yields MEENIDGKRQLWLTRVEPFDGESISHFLGRFRREKGNKFSAPSGLGDVAGLGVVLARWEKFYFNPFPSHQELDALATVVELNAERLRQMLPPAGVGMKHSPIRLCGACYAESVCHKIEWQFKKTVGCDRHQLRLLSKCPVCEKPFPIPALWMDGQCQRCFTSFAEMAEYQKPY; encoded by the coding sequence ATGGAAGAAAATATAGATGGAAAAAGACAACTTTGGTTAACCAGAGTCGAGCCTTTTGATGGAGAAAGTATCAGCCATTTTTTAGGTAGATTTAGACGAGAAAAAGGGAATAAGTTTTCTGCCCCTAGTGGATTAGGTGATGTTGCAGGGCTTGGGGTTGTGTTAGCACGTTGGGAAAAGTTTTACTTTAATCCCTTCCCAAGTCATCAGGAGTTAGACGCACTAGCAACTGTGGTTGAGCTTAATGCCGAAAGACTACGACAGATGTTGCCTCCAGCAGGTGTGGGAATGAAGCATAGCCCAATTCGCTTGTGTGGAGCCTGCTATGCTGAGTCAGTTTGCCATAAAATCGAGTGGCAATTCAAAAAGACGGTGGGATGCGATCGCCATCAGTTACGCTTGTTATCAAAATGCCCTGTCTGTGAAAAACCTTTTCCCATTCCGGCTCTATGGATGGACGGGCAATGCCAGCGATGTTTTACATCTTTTGCAGAAATGGCAGAATATCAAAAGCCTTACTAA
- a CDS encoding TniB family NTP-binding protein gives MTNAMSLAKQFGVIEEPTPEIQAEIERLSRQPYLELDQVKRCHAWMYELVISRMTGLLVGESRCGKTVTCKAFANLYNKLRLTKGERMKPVVYIQIAKNCGSRDFFIKILKALNKPSNGTISDLRERTLDSLTIHQVEMLIIDEANHLKFETFSDVRHIYDDEELKISVLLVGTTSRLLAIVKRDEQVINRFLEQFELDRLEDTQFKQMIQIWERDVLRLPEESKLASGDNLKILKQATKKLIGRLDMILRKAAIRSLLRGQKKVDKDVLKEVIAASKL, from the coding sequence ATGACTAATGCAATGTCGCTTGCCAAGCAATTTGGTGTGATTGAGGAACCGACGCCAGAAATCCAAGCTGAAATTGAACGTTTAAGCCGTCAACCTTACTTAGAACTTGACCAAGTAAAACGTTGTCACGCTTGGATGTATGAGTTAGTAATCTCTAGAATGACTGGTTTATTGGTAGGAGAATCACGCTGCGGAAAAACGGTCACTTGCAAAGCTTTTGCAAATCTTTATAACAAATTACGGCTGACTAAGGGTGAGCGTATGAAGCCTGTAGTTTATATTCAAATTGCCAAAAATTGTGGTTCCAGAGATTTTTTTATTAAAATCCTCAAAGCTTTAAATAAACCCTCCAATGGAACTATTTCTGACCTGCGAGAACGAACACTGGATAGCCTGACAATACATCAGGTTGAGATGCTTATTATTGATGAGGCTAATCATCTTAAGTTTGAGACGTTCTCAGATGTACGGCATATTTATGATGATGAGGAGTTAAAGATTTCAGTTCTTCTTGTTGGTACTACAAGTCGCCTTTTAGCTATAGTTAAGCGCGATGAACAAGTTATTAATCGTTTTCTAGAACAGTTTGAGTTGGACAGATTAGAGGATACTCAATTTAAGCAAATGATTCAAATATGGGAACGAGATGTTCTCAGATTGCCAGAAGAATCAAAATTGGCAAGTGGAGATAACCTCAAGATTTTAAAGCAGGCAACCAAGAAATTAATTGGTAGGTTGGATATGATTCTTCGTAAAGCTGCTATCCGCTCATTACTGAGAGGACAGAAAAAAGTCGATAAAGATGTTTTAAAAGAAGTAATTGCAGCATCGAAATTGTGA
- a CDS encoding Mu transposase C-terminal domain-containing protein translates to MDQKLKNSCLSSEDDAVELQQHRNSTKPHKLPSEELITEQVKLRMEVIQSLTEPCDRKTYSTKKIEAAQKLGVSIRQVERLLQKWREQGLVGLATTRSDKGKYRFEQEWIDFIINTYKEGNKGSKRMTRHQVFVKVKGRAKQLSLNKSEHPSYQSVYRILNEHIEQKERKEKARSPGYLGERLTHMTRDGRELEVEGSNDVWQCDHTRLDVRLVDEYGVLDRPWLTIVIDSYSRCLVGFYVGFDHPSSQIDTLALRHAILPKSYGSEYQLRNEWQAYGKPNYFYTDGGKDFTSIHTTEQVAVQIGFNCALRRRPSDGGIVERFFKTLNLQVLNTLPGYTASNVQERPASTDKDACLTLKDLEIFLVRYIVDEYNPHIDARMKDQSRIGRWEAGLIADPYLYDELDLAICLMKQERRKVQKYGCIQFENLTYRAEHLKGRDAETVAFRYDPADITTLLVYKVNADGTEDFLDYAHAQCLETERLSLRELKAINKRLKEASQEINNDSILEAMIDRQAFVEETVKRNRKQRRQAANEQVNPVEQVANKFATPEQKEVEPESEADIELPKYEVRYIDEFFEED, encoded by the coding sequence ATGGATCAAAAATTAAAGAATTCTTGTCTTTCAAGCGAAGATGATGCTGTTGAATTACAACAGCATCGAAATTCTACAAAACCTCATAAACTGCCGTCAGAAGAGTTAATTACAGAGCAGGTAAAGCTAAGGATGGAGGTAATTCAAAGCCTAACAGAGCCATGCGATCGCAAAACCTACAGCACTAAAAAGATAGAAGCTGCCCAAAAACTGGGTGTATCAATTCGTCAAGTAGAACGCTTACTTCAGAAATGGCGAGAACAAGGGTTAGTGGGACTGGCTACAACACGCTCAGATAAGGGGAAGTATCGCTTTGAGCAGGAGTGGATAGATTTCATCATTAATACTTATAAAGAGGGTAATAAAGGTAGCAAGCGGATGACCCGGCATCAGGTGTTTGTGAAGGTGAAAGGTAGAGCTAAACAACTTAGCCTTAACAAGAGTGAACACCCTAGCTACCAATCGGTTTATCGAATTCTTAACGAACATATTGAGCAAAAAGAGAGAAAGGAGAAAGCGAGAAGCCCTGGCTATTTAGGAGAGCGATTGACGCACATGACCCGCGATGGGCGAGAGTTGGAAGTGGAGGGTAGCAATGATGTTTGGCAATGCGATCATACTCGTTTGGATGTAAGGCTTGTGGATGAGTATGGAGTGTTAGACCGTCCTTGGCTGACAATTGTTATCGACTCCTACTCCCGTTGCCTAGTGGGGTTTTATGTAGGATTTGATCACCCTAGTTCCCAAATAGATACTTTAGCTCTACGTCATGCCATTTTGCCCAAGTCTTACGGTTCCGAGTACCAACTACGCAATGAATGGCAAGCTTATGGAAAGCCTAATTACTTCTATACCGATGGCGGAAAAGATTTTACTTCCATCCACACTACAGAACAAGTTGCAGTACAAATAGGTTTTAATTGTGCTTTGAGAAGACGACCATCTGATGGTGGAATTGTGGAGCGTTTTTTTAAAACACTTAATTTGCAAGTGCTAAATACCCTGCCTGGATATACGGCTTCAAACGTGCAGGAAAGACCAGCAAGTACGGATAAAGATGCTTGCTTAACTCTTAAGGATTTAGAGATATTTTTAGTACGCTACATCGTAGATGAATATAACCCGCATATAGATGCCAGGATGAAAGACCAGTCACGAATTGGGCGATGGGAGGCTGGATTAATAGCAGACCCATATCTTTATGATGAATTGGACTTGGCGATTTGTTTAATGAAGCAAGAACGGCGTAAAGTCCAAAAATATGGCTGTATTCAATTTGAAAACTTGACCTATCGGGCGGAGCATTTGAAAGGCCGAGACGCAGAAACTGTGGCATTTCGATACGACCCAGCTGATATAACTACGCTTCTTGTATACAAGGTTAATGCAGACGGAACAGAAGATTTTCTGGATTATGCTCACGCGCAATGTTTAGAGACTGAACGCCTGTCTTTACGCGAACTAAAGGCAATTAATAAGCGGCTAAAAGAAGCAAGCCAAGAAATCAATAATGACTCAATTTTAGAGGCAATGATAGACCGTCAAGCTTTTGTGGAGGAAACGGTAAAACGAAACCGCAAACAGCGCCGACAAGCAGCAAATGAGCAAGTAAACCCTGTAGAGCAAGTGGCTAATAAATTTGCTACCCCAGAACAAAAAGAAGTTGAACCTGAAAGCGAAGCAGATATAGAGTTACCCAAATATGAAGTTCGCTATATAGATGAGTTTTTTGAAGAAGATTAG
- a CDS encoding WD40 repeat domain-containing protein, translating to MAFSRDNQRIVSGSNDETIRIWDATTGHCLRVISYKRLCRAEYHRSLAIAY from the coding sequence GTGGCCTTTTCCCGCGACAACCAGCGCATTGTTAGTGGCAGTAATGATGAAACCATCCGTATTTGGGATGCAACTACTGGCCACTGTCTGCGGGTAATCAGCTATAAACGTTTGTGCAGGGCTGAATATCACAGGTCGCTTGCGATCGCCTACTAG